In Nocardia asteroides, a single genomic region encodes these proteins:
- the atpA gene encoding F0F1 ATP synthase subunit alpha, translating to MAELTISTDEIRSAIESYTQSYTPETSIEEVGVVTDTSDGIAHVSGLPSAMSNELLEFPGGVLGVALNLEDREIGAVILGEYANIEEGQEVRRTGNVLSVPVGDKFLGRVVNPLGQPIDGLGDIEAEEQRVLELQAASVLERQPVEEPLATGLTAIDALTAIGRGQRQLIIGDRKTGKTAVAIDAILNQKANWETGDPAKQVRCIYVAIGQKGSTIAGVKTALEEHGALEYTTIVAAPASDSAGFKWLAPYTGSAIGQHWMYQGKHVLIVFDDLTKQAEAYRAISLLLRRPPGREAYPGDVFYLHSRLLERCAKLSDELGAGSMTGLPIIETKANDISAFIPTNVISITDGQVFLESDLFNKGVRPAINVGTSVSRVGGAAQTKGMKKVAGSLRLELAQYRELEAFSAFASDLDAASLAQLERGARWTELLKQDQYTPVAVEDQIVSIYLVDAGYYDTVPVGDVRRFTRDLLADLHSSVPEAFESIAGGKVLQGEAADAIKAATDNFKQGFLASDGSRVVNEADAGELGREEVESLSVTRKTIDK from the coding sequence ATGGCGGAGCTGACGATCTCCACCGACGAGATCCGTAGTGCGATCGAGAGCTACACCCAGAGCTACACCCCCGAGACCTCCATCGAAGAAGTGGGTGTCGTCACCGACACCAGCGACGGCATCGCGCATGTCAGCGGCCTGCCCTCGGCGATGTCGAACGAGCTGCTCGAGTTCCCCGGCGGCGTGCTCGGCGTGGCGCTGAACCTGGAGGACCGCGAGATCGGTGCGGTCATCCTCGGTGAGTACGCGAACATCGAGGAGGGCCAGGAGGTCCGGCGCACCGGCAACGTGCTCTCGGTCCCGGTCGGCGACAAGTTCCTCGGCCGCGTGGTGAACCCGCTCGGCCAGCCCATCGACGGCCTCGGCGACATCGAGGCCGAGGAGCAGCGCGTCCTCGAGCTGCAGGCCGCGTCGGTGCTGGAGCGCCAGCCGGTCGAGGAGCCGCTGGCCACCGGCCTCACCGCCATCGACGCCCTGACCGCCATCGGCCGCGGCCAGCGCCAGCTGATCATCGGCGACCGCAAGACCGGCAAGACCGCGGTCGCGATCGACGCGATCCTGAACCAGAAGGCGAACTGGGAGACCGGCGACCCGGCCAAGCAGGTCCGCTGCATCTATGTCGCGATCGGCCAGAAGGGCTCCACCATCGCCGGTGTGAAGACCGCTCTGGAGGAGCACGGCGCGCTGGAGTACACCACCATCGTGGCGGCCCCGGCCTCGGACTCGGCCGGCTTCAAGTGGCTGGCCCCGTACACCGGCTCGGCCATCGGCCAGCACTGGATGTACCAGGGCAAGCACGTCCTGATCGTGTTCGACGACCTGACCAAGCAGGCCGAGGCGTACCGCGCCATCTCGCTGCTGCTGCGCCGCCCGCCGGGCCGCGAGGCGTACCCGGGTGACGTGTTCTACCTGCACTCCCGGCTGCTGGAGCGCTGCGCCAAGCTCTCCGACGAGCTGGGTGCAGGCTCGATGACCGGGCTGCCGATCATCGAGACCAAGGCCAACGACATCTCGGCCTTCATCCCGACCAACGTCATCTCGATCACCGACGGCCAGGTCTTCCTGGAGTCCGACCTGTTCAACAAGGGCGTCCGCCCCGCGATCAACGTCGGCACCTCGGTCTCCCGCGTCGGTGGCGCGGCGCAGACCAAGGGCATGAAGAAGGTCGCCGGTTCGCTGCGCCTGGAGCTGGCCCAGTACCGCGAGCTGGAGGCGTTCTCCGCCTTCGCCTCCGACCTGGACGCCGCCTCGCTGGCCCAGCTGGAGCGCGGTGCGCGCTGGACCGAGCTGCTCAAGCAGGACCAGTACACCCCGGTCGCGGTCGAGGACCAGATCGTCTCGATCTACCTGGTCGACGCCGGCTACTACGACACCGTGCCGGTGGGCGACGTCCGCCGCTTCACCCGGGATCTGCTCGCCGACCTGCACAGCAGCGTGCCGGAGGCGTTCGAGTCGATCGCCGGCGGCAAGGTGTTGCAGGGCGAGGCCGCCGACGCCATCAAGGCCGCGACGGACAACTTCAAGCAGGGCTTCCTCGCCTCCGACGGCAGCCGCGTGGTGAACGAGGCGGACGCGGGCGAGCTGGGCCGCGAAGAGGTCGAGTCGCTGTCGGTCACCCGCAAGACGATCGACAAGTGA
- the prfA gene encoding peptide chain release factor 1 has product MTQPSAIDDILAEHAGLESRLSDPALHNDPGAARRVGKRFAELAPVMSTYRKLTAARDDLEAAEELAADDASFAAEVPELRAQVEELERALADLLAPRDPHDGDDVVLELKSGEGGEESALFASDLARMYLRYAERHGWRVEVLDATPSDLGGYKDAVLSIKSRDPARDGVWSRLKFEGGVHRVQRVPVTESQGRIHTSAAGVLIYPEPDEVEQVQIDETDLRVDVYRSSGKGGQGVNTTDSAVRLTHLPTGIVVTCQNERSQLQNKARAMQVLAARLQALAEEQAEQESAAGRAAQIRTVDRSERIRTYNFPENRITDHRIGFKAHNLDAVLDGELDPVLDALGKADREARMAAE; this is encoded by the coding sequence GTGACGCAACCGTCCGCGATCGACGACATCCTGGCCGAGCACGCGGGGCTGGAGAGCCGGCTTTCCGATCCGGCGCTGCACAACGACCCGGGCGCCGCGCGCCGCGTGGGCAAGCGCTTCGCCGAGCTGGCGCCGGTCATGAGCACCTACCGCAAGCTGACGGCCGCCCGCGACGACCTGGAGGCCGCCGAGGAGCTGGCCGCCGACGACGCCTCCTTCGCCGCCGAGGTGCCCGAGCTGCGCGCGCAGGTGGAGGAGCTGGAGCGCGCGCTCGCCGACCTGCTCGCCCCGCGCGACCCGCACGACGGCGACGACGTGGTGCTCGAGCTCAAGTCGGGGGAGGGCGGCGAGGAGTCCGCGCTCTTCGCCTCCGACCTGGCCCGGATGTACCTGCGCTACGCCGAGCGGCACGGCTGGCGGGTCGAGGTGCTCGACGCCACCCCGTCCGACCTGGGCGGCTACAAGGACGCGGTGCTGTCGATCAAGAGCAGGGACCCGGCACGCGACGGCGTGTGGTCGCGGCTCAAGTTCGAAGGCGGCGTGCACCGGGTGCAGCGGGTGCCGGTCACCGAATCGCAGGGCCGGATCCACACCTCGGCCGCCGGGGTGCTGATCTACCCGGAGCCGGACGAGGTCGAGCAGGTGCAGATCGACGAGACCGACCTGCGGGTCGACGTCTACCGCTCCTCCGGCAAGGGCGGCCAGGGGGTCAACACCACCGACTCCGCTGTTCGCCTCACCCACCTGCCCACCGGCATCGTGGTGACCTGCCAGAACGAGCGCTCGCAGCTGCAGAACAAGGCGCGCGCCATGCAGGTGCTCGCGGCCAGGCTGCAGGCGCTGGCCGAGGAGCAGGCGGAGCAGGAGTCGGCCGCCGGGCGGGCGGCGCAGATCCGCACGGTGGACCGCTCCGAGCGGATCCGCACCTACAACTTCCCGGAGAACCGGATCACCGATCACCGCATCGGCTTCAAGGCGCACAACCTGGACGCCGTCCTCGACGGTGAGCTGGACCCGGTCCTGGACGCCCTCGGCAAGGCGGATCGCGAAGCGCGCATGGCGGCGGAGTAA
- the atpD gene encoding F0F1 ATP synthase subunit beta yields MTAAVTQDNTSRTGGAAGRVVRVIGPVVDVEFPRGAIPELFNALNAEITLTAVAKTLTLEVAQHLGDNIVRTISMEPTDGLVRGTTVTDSGKPISVPVGDIVKGHVFNALGECLDSPGLGRDGEQWGIHRKPPSFDQLEGKTEILETGIKVIDLLTPYVKGGKIGLFGGAGVGKTVLIQEMITRIAREFSGTSVFAGVGERTREGTDLRLEMEEMGVLQDTALVFGQMDEPPGTRMRVALSALTMAEYFRDVQHQDVLLFVDNIFRFTQAGSEVSTLLGRMPSAVGYQPTLADEMGELQERITSTRGRSITSLQAIYVPADDYTDPAPATTFAHLDATTELSRPISQKGIYPAVDPLTSTSRILEASILGERHFAVANEVKRILQKYKELQDIIAILGMDELSEEDKVLVGRARRLEKFLGQNFIVAEKFTGQPGSVVPLEQTIEDFERVTKGEFDHLPEQAFNSCGGLDDVEAAAKRIAGK; encoded by the coding sequence ATGACCGCAGCTGTCACCCAAGACAACACGAGCCGGACCGGTGGCGCCGCAGGCCGCGTCGTCCGGGTCATCGGCCCCGTCGTGGACGTGGAGTTCCCGCGCGGCGCGATCCCCGAGCTCTTCAATGCCCTGAACGCCGAGATCACCCTGACCGCGGTGGCCAAGACGCTCACGCTAGAGGTCGCCCAGCACCTCGGCGACAACATCGTGCGCACCATCTCGATGGAGCCGACCGACGGCCTGGTCCGCGGCACCACCGTCACCGACTCCGGCAAGCCGATCTCGGTGCCGGTCGGTGACATCGTCAAGGGCCACGTCTTCAACGCCCTCGGCGAGTGCCTGGACAGCCCCGGCCTCGGCCGCGACGGCGAGCAGTGGGGCATCCACCGCAAGCCGCCGAGCTTCGACCAGCTCGAGGGCAAGACCGAGATCCTGGAAACCGGCATCAAGGTCATCGACCTGCTGACCCCGTACGTGAAGGGCGGCAAGATCGGCCTCTTCGGCGGCGCCGGCGTCGGCAAGACCGTGCTGATCCAGGAGATGATCACCCGTATCGCGCGGGAGTTCTCCGGCACCTCGGTGTTCGCCGGCGTCGGCGAGCGCACCCGTGAGGGCACCGACCTCCGGCTGGAGATGGAGGAGATGGGCGTCCTCCAGGACACCGCGCTCGTCTTCGGCCAGATGGACGAGCCGCCGGGCACCCGCATGCGCGTCGCGCTCTCGGCGCTGACCATGGCGGAGTACTTCCGCGATGTGCAGCACCAGGACGTGCTGCTCTTCGTCGACAACATCTTCCGCTTCACCCAGGCCGGCTCCGAGGTCTCCACGCTGCTCGGCCGGATGCCGTCGGCCGTCGGCTACCAGCCGACCCTGGCGGACGAGATGGGCGAGCTGCAGGAGCGGATCACCTCGACCCGCGGCCGCTCGATCACCTCGCTGCAGGCGATCTACGTGCCCGCGGACGACTACACCGACCCGGCCCCGGCCACCACCTTCGCCCACCTGGACGCGACGACCGAGCTCTCCCGCCCGATCTCGCAGAAGGGCATCTACCCCGCCGTCGACCCGCTGACCTCCACGTCGCGGATCCTGGAGGCGTCGATCCTGGGCGAGCGGCACTTCGCGGTGGCCAACGAGGTGAAGCGGATCCTGCAGAAGTACAAGGAGCTGCAGGACATCATCGCCATCCTCGGCATGGACGAGCTCTCCGAGGAGGACAAGGTCCTCGTCGGCCGGGCCCGCAGGCTGGAAAAGTTCCTCGGCCAGAACTTCATCGTGGCCGAGAAGTTCACCGGTCAGCCGGGGTCGGTGGTTCCGCTGGAGCAGACCATCGAGGACTTCGAGCGGGTCACCAAGGGCGAGTTCGACCACCTGCCGGAGCAGGCGTTCAACTCCTGCGGCGGGCTCGACGACGTCGAGGCGGCCGCCAAGCGGATCGCCGGGAAGTAG
- a CDS encoding F0F1 ATP synthase subunit delta — protein MYAASREASSRSREALRAALTGSDSAAATTGSELFAVVSVLDDQRPLRVALADASVPGSARAELSERVFGGKVSPATLAVLTTAVAQHWSRTSDLVATLVLLGQEALLASASDGARLDAVEDELFRLGRIIADNPELDQALSDRSKPVRAKRELLDRLLSGKTESITLTLAEQVVSRQRGSLGAAFDDLSSLAAARREQIVAHVRAAVELTEQQRDRLAGSLRRIYGKPVTVHVQVDASLLSGLVVHIGDDVIDGSATGRLERLRRALA, from the coding sequence ATGTACGCAGCGAGCCGAGAGGCCAGCTCCCGATCCAGGGAGGCGCTCCGGGCCGCTCTGACCGGAAGTGACAGCGCAGCCGCCACCACGGGGTCGGAACTGTTCGCCGTTGTCTCCGTGCTGGACGACCAGCGTCCGCTGCGTGTGGCGCTCGCGGACGCATCGGTGCCCGGCTCGGCGCGAGCCGAGCTCAGCGAGCGGGTCTTCGGCGGCAAGGTCAGCCCCGCCACCCTGGCGGTGCTGACCACCGCGGTCGCCCAGCACTGGTCGCGCACCTCCGACCTGGTCGCCACCCTGGTCCTGCTCGGCCAGGAGGCGTTGCTCGCCTCCGCGTCGGACGGCGCCCGGCTGGACGCGGTCGAGGACGAGCTGTTCCGGCTCGGCCGGATCATCGCCGACAACCCGGAGCTGGACCAGGCGCTCTCCGACCGGAGCAAGCCGGTGCGGGCCAAGCGCGAACTGCTCGACCGGCTGCTCTCCGGCAAGACCGAGAGCATCACCCTGACCCTCGCGGAGCAGGTTGTCTCCCGGCAGCGCGGTTCGCTCGGCGCGGCCTTCGACGACCTGTCGTCGCTGGCGGCGGCGCGGCGCGAGCAGATCGTCGCCCATGTGCGCGCGGCGGTCGAGCTGACCGAGCAGCAGCGCGACCGGCTCGCCGGTTCGCTGCGGCGCATCTACGGCAAGCCGGTCACCGTGCACGTGCAGGTCGACGCGAGCTTGCTCAGCGGCCTCGTCGTGCACATCGGCGACGACGTGATCGACGGCAGTGCCACCGGCCGACTGGAGCGGCTGCGCCGGGCGCTGGCCTAG
- a CDS encoding L-threonylcarbamoyladenylate synthase: MSTVYDCADPDSRAAGLTAATSALKSGRLVVLPTDTLYGLAADAFDSSAVAALLAAKRRGRDMPVPVLVGSWNTIDGLVFSVRPQARELIQAFWPGGLSLVVQQAPSLAWDLGDTRGTVMLRMPLHPVALELLREIGPLAVSSANVSGQPPATTAAQAREQLGELIGVYLDGGPADHAVASTIVDLTADQPRVLREGAVSVADIAEVLGMSPEALGSPVSR, encoded by the coding sequence GTGAGTACCGTCTACGACTGCGCGGATCCCGATTCGCGCGCGGCCGGACTGACCGCGGCGACCAGCGCGCTGAAATCCGGGCGCCTGGTCGTGCTGCCGACCGACACCCTCTACGGCCTCGCCGCCGACGCCTTCGACTCGTCGGCCGTCGCCGCCCTGCTCGCCGCGAAGCGGCGCGGGCGCGACATGCCGGTGCCGGTGCTCGTCGGCTCCTGGAACACCATCGACGGCCTCGTCTTCTCGGTCCGCCCGCAGGCGCGCGAGCTGATCCAGGCGTTCTGGCCGGGCGGGCTCAGCCTGGTGGTGCAGCAGGCGCCGTCGCTGGCCTGGGATCTCGGCGACACCCGCGGCACCGTCATGCTGCGGATGCCGCTGCACCCGGTGGCGCTGGAGCTGCTGCGCGAGATCGGGCCGCTCGCGGTCTCCAGCGCGAACGTCTCGGGGCAGCCGCCGGCCACCACCGCCGCGCAGGCCCGCGAGCAGCTCGGCGAGCTGATCGGGGTGTACCTGGACGGCGGCCCCGCCGACCACGCGGTGGCCTCCACCATCGTCGACCTGACCGCCGACCAGCCGCGCGTGCTGCGCGAGGGCGCCGTCTCCGTTGCCGACATCGCCGAGGTGCTCGGCATGTCGCCGGAGGCGCTCGGCAGCCCCGTCTCCCGGTAG
- a CDS encoding F0F1 ATP synthase subunit B has product MNAYAVFAATEGEDVNPLLPATYDIVWSIVCVAIIGFVFYKYVIPRLTKVLDERSDKIEGGIARAEAAQEEAKQTLQQYQQQLTDARTDAARIREEARTQGQQILAQLRAEAQAESDRIVASGHAQLEAQRQQILTELRSEVGRTAVDLAEKIIGQSVSDEAKQAASIDRFLNELDQSDAGIGVGR; this is encoded by the coding sequence ATGAACGCCTACGCCGTATTCGCAGCGACCGAGGGCGAGGATGTGAATCCTCTCCTCCCCGCGACCTACGACATCGTCTGGTCGATCGTCTGCGTCGCCATCATCGGGTTCGTCTTCTACAAGTACGTGATCCCGCGCCTGACGAAGGTGCTCGACGAGCGCTCGGACAAGATCGAGGGCGGGATCGCACGGGCCGAGGCCGCGCAGGAAGAGGCCAAGCAGACGCTGCAGCAGTACCAGCAGCAGCTGACCGACGCCCGCACCGACGCCGCCCGCATCCGCGAGGAGGCGCGCACCCAGGGCCAGCAGATCCTCGCGCAGCTGCGCGCGGAGGCCCAGGCCGAGAGCGACCGCATCGTCGCCTCCGGCCACGCCCAGCTGGAAGCCCAGCGCCAGCAGATCCTGACCGAGCTGCGCTCCGAGGTCGGCCGCACCGCCGTCGACCTGGCCGAGAAGATCATCGGTCAGTCGGTGTCCGACGAGGCCAAGCAGGCCGCGTCGATCGACCGGTTCCTGAACGAGCTCGACCAGTCGGATGCCGGCATCGGGGTCGGAAGGTAG
- a CDS encoding ATP synthase F0 subunit C has product MSLSYLAQEAANTESTFRGLGAVGYGLAAIGPGIGVGIVVGKAIEGIARQPELQGTIRTNMFLGIAFTEALALIGLVAGFIF; this is encoded by the coding sequence ATGAGCCTCTCGTACCTGGCCCAGGAAGCTGCCAACACCGAGTCGACTTTCCGTGGCCTCGGCGCCGTGGGTTACGGCCTGGCCGCGATCGGCCCCGGCATCGGCGTCGGCATCGTGGTCGGTAAGGCGATCGAGGGCATCGCCCGCCAGCCCGAGCTGCAGGGCACCATCCGGACCAACATGTTCCTCGGCATCGCGTTCACCGAGGCGCTGGCCCTGATCGGCCTCGTGGCCGGCTTCATCTTCTGA
- a CDS encoding F0F1 ATP synthase subunit gamma → MPSLRELRSRIRGVNSIKKITKAQELIATSRISKAQARVAAAKPYAEEITKVLGELASASKNLTHPLLSERENPRRAAILVVTSDSGMAGGYNSNVLKRAEELITTLRGEGKEPVLYVMGNKGLTYYTFRNRPVVAYWTGFSQQPKYTDASPACRHLVEAFMAGSEGTVAAPDGTGDIEGVDELHIVYTRFVSMLTQAPEVRRLAPIQVSFVDEHIEMGEDSLSDSPNAADVTAQYEFEPDADLLLAALLPKYVNTRIYASLLDAAASESAARRTAMKAATDNANELASVLSRQANSVRQAQITQEISEIVGGVNALAASSDRD, encoded by the coding sequence ATGCCCAGCTTGCGTGAACTGCGCTCCCGCATCCGTGGCGTGAACTCGATCAAGAAGATCACCAAGGCCCAGGAGCTGATCGCGACCTCGCGCATCTCCAAGGCCCAGGCGCGGGTCGCGGCAGCCAAGCCGTACGCCGAGGAGATCACCAAGGTGCTCGGCGAGCTGGCGAGCGCGTCGAAGAACCTGACGCACCCGCTGCTCAGCGAGCGGGAGAACCCGCGCCGCGCCGCCATCCTGGTCGTGACCAGCGACAGCGGCATGGCCGGTGGCTACAACTCGAACGTGCTCAAGCGCGCCGAGGAGCTCATCACCACGCTGCGCGGCGAGGGCAAGGAGCCGGTGCTCTACGTCATGGGCAACAAGGGCCTGACGTACTACACCTTCCGCAACCGTCCGGTGGTCGCGTACTGGACCGGGTTCTCGCAGCAGCCGAAGTACACCGATGCCTCGCCCGCGTGCAGGCACCTGGTGGAGGCCTTCATGGCCGGTTCGGAGGGCACCGTCGCGGCGCCGGACGGCACCGGCGACATCGAGGGCGTCGACGAGCTGCACATCGTCTACACCCGGTTCGTCTCCATGCTGACGCAGGCCCCCGAGGTCCGCAGGCTGGCGCCGATCCAGGTGAGCTTCGTCGACGAGCACATCGAAATGGGCGAGGACAGCCTCAGCGACTCGCCGAACGCCGCCGACGTGACGGCGCAGTACGAGTTCGAGCCCGACGCCGACCTACTGCTGGCGGCGCTGCTGCCGAAGTACGTCAACACGCGTATCTACGCGTCGTTGCTCGACGCGGCGGCATCCGAGTCCGCGGCTCGGCGCACCGCGATGAAGGCCGCCACCGACAATGCCAACGAACTGGCGAGCGTCCTGTCCCGGCAGGCCAACTCGGTGCGTCAGGCCCAGATCACGCAGGAAATCAGCGAGATCGTCGGCGGCGTCAACGCCCTGGCGGCCAGCTCGGACCGCGACTGA
- the atpB gene encoding F0F1 ATP synthase subunit A, with amino-acid sequence MSDRTADTREPAARTRERTLSVTTLAAEFHAPSLTDFFPPALLFEGTPFELDRLMLVRLLMTAVLVAFLLVAFRNPRLVPRGLQNIGETAVVFVKEQIAEEVLGKESGRKFLPLIATIFFTVLFLNFSGIIPGLNISSNARIGMPIVLAAIAYITFNYVGIKKYGFLKYMRSSIVVPNVPPALHLLLIPIEFVSTFILRPFTLTVRLMANMLAGHIMLVLFFSATWYFLFDATSWMKVFSPFSLIAGIGFTLFELLVVFLQAYVFALLTAVYISLAQHADSH; translated from the coding sequence ATGTCCGATCGAACCGCGGATACGAGAGAACCCGCGGCCCGAACACGGGAGAGAACGCTGAGCGTCACCACTTTGGCCGCGGAATTCCACGCGCCATCGCTAACCGACTTCTTCCCTCCGGCGCTGCTGTTCGAGGGAACCCCGTTCGAACTCGATCGTTTGATGCTCGTTCGCCTGCTGATGACGGCGGTGCTGGTCGCGTTCCTGCTGGTGGCTTTCCGCAATCCGCGGCTGGTGCCGCGCGGCCTGCAGAACATCGGCGAGACCGCGGTGGTCTTCGTCAAGGAGCAGATCGCCGAAGAAGTGCTCGGCAAGGAGAGCGGCCGCAAATTCCTGCCGCTCATCGCGACCATCTTCTTCACGGTTCTCTTCCTGAACTTCTCCGGCATCATCCCGGGCCTGAACATCTCGTCGAACGCGCGAATCGGTATGCCGATCGTGCTGGCCGCGATCGCGTACATCACGTTCAACTACGTGGGCATCAAGAAGTACGGCTTTCTGAAGTACATGCGCAGCAGCATCGTGGTGCCGAACGTCCCGCCCGCGCTGCACCTGCTGCTGATTCCGATCGAATTCGTCTCGACGTTCATCCTGCGGCCGTTCACGCTGACCGTCCGACTCATGGCCAACATGCTGGCCGGGCACATCATGCTGGTGCTGTTCTTCAGCGCCACCTGGTACTTCCTGTTCGACGCCACGTCCTGGATGAAGGTGTTCTCGCCCTTCTCGCTGATCGCGGGAATCGGGTTCACCCTGTTCGAACTGCTGGTCGTCTTCCTGCAGGCCTACGTGTTCGCACTGCTGACCGCGGTGTACATCAGCCTCGCGCAGCACGCCGATTCTCACTGA
- the prmC gene encoding peptide chain release factor N(5)-glutamine methyltransferase: MRRVPVRPEIQAAAERLAEAGVASPRFDAEALAAHVLGTERSRLALAPLLEPEQVTRYRELVERRAGRVPLQHLTGTAPMGRIDLAVGPGVFVPRPETELLFAWALARLETSHAPVVVDLCTGSGALALALADARPDAAVHAVELDPAALTWARRNADAMAAAGATPITLYAGDVTAADTLAELNGRVDLLVANPPYVPDGAELDPEVAEHDPPLAVFGGADGLRVIRAMLPTITRLLRPGAAAGVEHDDSHGAQVAALFTAAGYTATTEHRDLADRPRFVTATRG, translated from the coding sequence GTGCGCCGTGTTCCCGTTCGTCCCGAGATCCAGGCCGCCGCCGAGCGCCTTGCCGAGGCCGGGGTGGCGAGCCCCCGGTTCGATGCCGAGGCGCTGGCCGCGCACGTGCTCGGCACCGAGCGCTCCCGGCTCGCGCTCGCCCCGCTGCTCGAACCCGAGCAGGTGACGCGCTACCGCGAGCTGGTCGAGCGGCGCGCGGGGCGCGTCCCGCTGCAGCACCTCACCGGCACCGCGCCGATGGGCCGGATCGACCTGGCCGTCGGCCCCGGCGTCTTCGTCCCGCGCCCGGAGACCGAGCTCCTCTTCGCCTGGGCGCTGGCCCGGCTGGAGACCAGCCACGCCCCGGTGGTCGTCGACCTCTGCACCGGCTCCGGCGCCCTCGCCCTCGCGCTGGCCGACGCCCGCCCGGACGCCGCCGTGCACGCGGTCGAGCTGGACCCCGCCGCGCTCACCTGGGCCCGGCGCAACGCCGATGCCATGGCCGCCGCGGGCGCCACCCCGATCACGCTGTACGCGGGTGACGTCACCGCCGCCGACACCCTCGCCGAGCTGAACGGCCGGGTCGACCTGCTGGTCGCCAACCCGCCCTACGTCCCCGACGGCGCCGAACTCGATCCCGAAGTGGCCGAACACGATCCGCCGCTCGCCGTGTTCGGCGGCGCGGACGGCCTCCGCGTCATCCGCGCCATGCTGCCCACGATCACCCGCCTGCTGCGCCCGGGCGCCGCGGCGGGCGTCGAGCACGACGACTCGCACGGCGCGCAGGTCGCGGCGCTGTTCACCGCCGCCGGTTACACCGCGACCACCGAGCACCGCGATCTCGCCGACCGCCCCCGCTTCGTCACCGCGACCCGTGGCTGA
- a CDS encoding MraY family glycosyltransferase translates to MIGSGAVVPLRELVLVLLVSATVTFLATGGIRVLAIAFGAVAVPRDRDVHIKPIPRMGGVGMYIGVVAAVLFAHQLPALRRGFDYAPDIPAVLAAATIIVAVGIVDDRWGLDALTKFAGQVTAAGVMAVMGLSWYVVYNPFGNTTVVLDALQGGLVTVAVSVTLINAMNFVDGLDGLAAGLGLICAIAVFVFSVGLLYEQGGDVNTYPPALLAAALAGGCLGFLPHNFQPAKIFMGDSGSMLIGLMLAAVSTGASGRIPLTGYGPRDFVGLLSPLLLVGAVMFIPVLDLLLAILRRVRAGVSFSTPDKMHLHHRLLQIGHSHRRVVLLIYLWVGVLAFGAVGTSLMDRRLVVLLMAGGLVFALVVTAVPGIRQRQRAEH, encoded by the coding sequence ATGATCGGTTCGGGCGCTGTTGTCCCCCTGCGCGAGCTCGTGCTCGTGCTGCTCGTCTCCGCCACCGTCACCTTCCTCGCCACCGGTGGCATCCGGGTGCTGGCGATCGCCTTCGGCGCGGTCGCCGTCCCGCGCGACCGCGACGTGCACATCAAGCCGATCCCGCGGATGGGCGGGGTCGGCATGTACATCGGCGTGGTGGCCGCGGTGCTCTTCGCGCACCAGTTGCCCGCGCTCCGACGCGGTTTCGACTACGCACCGGACATCCCCGCGGTGCTGGCCGCGGCGACCATCATCGTCGCCGTCGGCATCGTCGACGACCGCTGGGGGCTGGACGCGCTGACCAAGTTCGCCGGCCAGGTCACCGCGGCCGGGGTGATGGCCGTGATGGGGCTCAGCTGGTACGTGGTCTACAACCCGTTCGGCAACACCACCGTCGTGCTCGACGCGCTGCAGGGCGGGCTGGTCACCGTCGCGGTCAGCGTCACCCTGATCAACGCGATGAACTTCGTCGACGGGCTGGACGGCCTCGCCGCCGGGCTCGGGCTGATCTGCGCCATCGCCGTCTTCGTCTTCTCCGTCGGGCTGCTCTACGAGCAGGGCGGCGACGTCAACACCTATCCGCCCGCGCTGCTCGCGGCCGCGCTGGCGGGCGGCTGCCTCGGCTTCCTCCCGCACAATTTCCAGCCTGCCAAGATCTTCATGGGCGACTCCGGCTCCATGCTGATCGGGCTGATGCTGGCCGCCGTCTCCACCGGCGCCTCCGGCCGGATCCCGCTCACCGGGTACGGCCCGCGCGACTTCGTCGGCCTGCTCTCGCCGCTGCTGCTGGTCGGCGCGGTCATGTTCATCCCGGTGCTCGACCTGCTGCTCGCCATCCTGCGCCGGGTGCGCGCCGGGGTCAGCTTCTCCACCCCGGACAAGATGCACCTGCACCACCGGCTGCTGCAGATCGGGCACTCGCACCGGCGCGTCGTGCTGCTCATCTACTTATGGGTCGGCGTGCTCGCCTTCGGCGCCGTCGGCACCTCGCTGATGGACCGCCGCCTTGTCGTGCTGCTGATGGCGGGCGGGCTGGTGTTCGCGCTGGTGGTGACGGCCGTGCCCGGCATAAGGCAGCGCCAGCGGGCCGAGCACTGA